Below is a genomic region from Catenuloplanes atrovinosus.
TGGACGCGCCGACCAGCACCCGCGGCGCGCCGCCCCGCGTGTCGATGGCCACCGCGTACACCGACTTCACCGTGAAGTGCGGCGGGCTCACGTCCCACCCGCCGCCGTCGTGGGTCGCGAGGAACAATCCCTTTTCCGTGCCGATCGCCAGCAGTCGTGTCATGTCGATACCTCGATCTCCAGGCCGGGTAAGTCCTGCTCATGACCGTTCGGCGGTCAGTATGCCCCGCGGGTCCGACATTCCGGTGTACCCGCCGTCCACCAGCGGGTGACGGCGGTGGGAGGATGCGGAGGTGAGCAGCGGAAAGTCCACGGTGATCCGATACCGCCAGGCCGGGCCGATCGCGATCGCGGCCGGCCTCGCGACGGTCGGCGCCGTGCCGGTGGCGGCCGAGAACCCGTGGCTGCTGTCCATCGCGCTGATCCCGCTCGCCGTCGCGGTCTGGGCGGCACGGGCCGGCACCGACGCGGGGCCGCAGGGCCTGCGTGTCCGCGCGCTGCTCGGCACCCGGCGCATACCGTGGTCGCAGATCGCCGAGATCGCGCCCAGCGGCCGCGACCGGGTGTTCGCACTGCTGCGCGACGGCACCGTGATCCGCCTGACCGGTGTCCCGCCGCGCGCGATCCCCGACCTGCTCAAGGCCGGCGAACAGCAGATCGGGTAATCGGGCATTTCTCCGAAAAGCCGCTGACTACGGCGGGTCGGTCATATCGTCCGAGGCATGCGCCTCCGCACCCGCCTGCTGCCCGCCGTCGCCGCCGCGCTCCTCGCCACGCTCGCCACCCTCGTCCCGAGCCCGGCCGTGGCCGCGGACGGCACCGAACCCGTGATCCTCATCCACGGCTACAACAGCTCCACCGACGCCTGGGGCCCGCTCACCCGGCGCCTGATCGCCGCCGGGTACGACGCCGCCGACATCCACCCGTTCGGCTACGACTACCGACGCTCCAACGTCACCACCGCGGCCCGCCTCGCCGACCTCGTCGCCGAGGTCCGCCGGGAGCACGGCGCCGCCCGCGTCGACCTGATCGGCCACTCCATGGGCGCGCTCGTCGCCCGCTACTACGCCCGCAACCTCGGCGGCACCGGCACCGTCGACGACCTGGTCTCGCTCTCCGCCCCGCACCACGGCGCCCGGATCTTCGCCATCTGCCGATTCGACGCCGCCTGCCGCGAACTGGTCCCCGGCTCGGCCTTCCTGCGCGCACTCAACGCCGGCGACGAGACCCCCGGCGACATCGACTACCGCACCTTCTACTCCCGATGCGACCTGATCGTCATCCCGCACACCAGCGCCCTGCTCGACGGCGCCGAGAACACCGACGCCGGCTGCCTCGGCCACTCCGAGTTCCGCCTCGTCGACTCCGTCGCCGACCAGATCATCACCGAACTCAAAGACTGAAGCCCATCTTCCCGCTCCCGGCCGGGTCCGGCCCGCGGGCGCTGTGCCGGTTCCGGGGACGACCCCGGACCCCGATATTCCCGCTCCCAGCCCGGTCCGGCCCCGCATGCTCCCGCGGGCGCTGTGCCGGCTCCGGGGACGACCCCGGACCCCGATATTCCCGCTCCCAGCCCGGTCCGGCCCCGCATGCTCCCGCGGGCCAACCTCCGGCTTCCCTCCGACTCCGCTGGCGCTCCGCTCCGGTCCGCCGGTCGGAGCCGGTCCCGGCCCACTTCCGAAAAGGCCGCGGCGGCCGGGAACCGGCCGCGCGGTCAGTAGCCGTCCGCGACCG
It encodes:
- a CDS encoding PH domain-containing protein produces the protein MSSGKSTVIRYRQAGPIAIAAGLATVGAVPVAAENPWLLSIALIPLAVAVWAARAGTDAGPQGLRVRALLGTRRIPWSQIAEIAPSGRDRVFALLRDGTVIRLTGVPPRAIPDLLKAGEQQIG
- a CDS encoding esterase/lipase family protein, which translates into the protein MRLRTRLLPAVAAALLATLATLVPSPAVAADGTEPVILIHGYNSSTDAWGPLTRRLIAAGYDAADIHPFGYDYRRSNVTTAARLADLVAEVRREHGAARVDLIGHSMGALVARYYARNLGGTGTVDDLVSLSAPHHGARIFAICRFDAACRELVPGSAFLRALNAGDETPGDIDYRTFYSRCDLIVIPHTSALLDGAENTDAGCLGHSEFRLVDSVADQIITELKD